In Acanthochromis polyacanthus isolate Apoly-LR-REF ecotype Palm Island chromosome 24, KAUST_Apoly_ChrSc, whole genome shotgun sequence, the DNA window TTAATACATTTGCTGCTCCTTCATTCTTAGAAGGGTAAATGGAGAAAACACTAAGTTATACATTCAGGGGTGGTTTACATATAAAGTTTCTAAAGCTTATGTTTTCTTCCTTTAAAAGCCTACAGAGAACCGTCAAATGCAAtcgaaaatgtagaaaatgtaccTGTTATCAACTGTGGGCTATAGGACAAAAAATAACAGGCTACTCTTTCACAACATCTGGAAAGGGCTATTGTCACAATTACTGTTATTAGGCAAATtacaaaacacaatgaatgaACATTACATGGCTCCAACTCTCACAGAGAGAATAAATACTGCATTTGTACGTCTGCTTTAAATACTATTACAGCCACTAAGGCGAATCTATTCCTAGTACACTCCTAGCATTTCAGTGTAATTTCACCGTGCCATTCTTCTGTTCTCTGATTAGTCCCACATCTTCAGCATCATGTAggacagaaaagaataaaaacaaaccagcatgcaagatgtttttaactttaaactTTGTTTCAGAAATTCGATGTAACTGTCTTCCACTTTACAATAGCATACAGCCTGACAGATAACAAAGATGTCTTAAAACATTCTAAATACATCTTTGGCACAAATAGCAATTCTTCCAAGTAAAATGGCTTAacttttagcaaaaaaaatgtcttgattaaaattaaattcaggACTTTTCCTGCAAAGCAAGCCGTATTCTCTCCATGCTAAGTTTAACGGTTCAGTGACACAGAGGTAAACTAACCACACGgatatttgtaagaaaaaaaataacaaaacactcCATCTGATTAAAGTTCAATCTTTACTTTCTCTACATTTAAAAATTGACATGTTTTgaaatcaaaaatgcaaaagattTTCCTTTAAGGATTGCTTTAAACATGAAGCTGCGTGTATTGTACAACATTCAGTGTCCGACAAACTGGTAATGGACATAAACATGAGCAGGACGAAAAGTATCAAATATCTCCCAGTGTGCTTTCAGAAAATGCCACGACTGATCATTTTACATCATCACACAGCCCACTGAGGAGTCGAGTGCACCCGGTGCTACACTGCACACTCAGCGAGGTTTGCATACTAAAAGACAGAAGTCAGGATGGTGAGAGCTCACAGAGGACAGGCGGGGGGGCTACCCTGACCGAACCTCGAGACATGTTCCCAAACCTACATGGATTGTTTTATTAAACATCTGAACAGCAGGTTTGAACCTCCATCCCTCATCTTTTTTGTTCTGGATGAAGACAGAACATGGAATTTGGAAAGACGCTTGAGCATTCATCCCATGTACAACTTGCCTTCATAATCTGGACTTGTGCACTCGTGACATTATGTCTGAGTAAACACCATCGTCCCCTTTAACAATTTCACttgaataaaaagaaattctAATTTCTGGAGAGCTACTaacttctggtgagaaaaggcAATAAGATGGACTCTCCACCACTGATCAGAACTTGTGCTGAGTGCGAAGCAGGGACTTTGGGAGTACTGGGCAGAGCAGGATTCAGCAGGTCAGTTTAGACATGGGGAGGGCTACAACTCATCAGAGTCAcactacacaacacacaccGAACACTGAAGGTGACAGGAGATGGCATAGGGAGGAACTTGTGAGGAGAGGACTCATAAGATAATCAATCGTAACATAAGATGTACTTTCAAACaagaactgaaaagaaaagctcAACAATGCATGCCAAAttgtcacagagacacaaattaaCTCTCGAAGGATTAGGTGCTGACCAAAAACAGGCAgtagaggtttttttttgctttacctCCTGTGTTTAGGCCTGTGTAGATGGCATGTTTACCAACATAACATCTACACGTTTGCCTGCTGCGTCTCATCATCAAATACATTAAGttgaaacaacagaggaggaaaatgtCAAGTTTGACTTGAGAGTCCAACCTGCAATCGGGCAACAACACATTCATGTATTCTTGAAACACACCTTAAACTGTGCtaagcaaaaagaaagaacaaatgtttaaaagcactcagtaaaaatgtatgaaacagACAGGTAGAGGGGCATTCGGTGAAACTGAGAGAAACAGCATGTTGCTGGTTCCAGATAGGGGATGGTTTGgagtctgttgtttttttaataagtttttCAACACCTTCTACCTAGCTGTTAAATGTCTCGGGCCAATTTTTCCAGCGTACCAAAACCTCACGGCACATGTCCTGCCACCATACAGAGCCTCTTGGGGTATTGTAGTGTATTGTTTTTGGACACGATGTGCTATAAGTAAAAgatgatattattattatggtaAATGCTATTAGACTCTTCAGTCTAATAACAGTAAAACCAGATGTGAAACATACGTATAAAATACATAATGGTATAATATGTATGAAATCTATCACAAAATAAAGAGGGTAAGATGTGGAGCAAAAAGTTTGAACATGTGTGGACGTGTTCTCTGTAAAAGATGGCCTGATGATCACTTAATGCGCACGTCTTCTGTAAAGTGTTCCAGgggtgaaatatgataacctgaTGTTATGCTCTGACCAACAGATTGAGAAAAGTTTAACCGCGTCAAAACTGCCACTCCTATCATACGCCCTATAGGCGTGGAAAAATGACCGACGCTCACAGCATAAAAAATggtgcacagctcagtatcttcagTTCTTCTTCTGGTGTTATCACTGCTAAGAATTACTCCtggatttattgttttttggttgacaaataaatcctgctgcccttcgaatgctgacttctcttgGTGATTTTTTGAAGACTTCATTTACACTTCAGTATCCGGGGTTGAGGAGCTTGGTACTCTCGGAGGAAAGCCTGTGAACCACTTGTAAGCTGGAATAATTTAGTTGCATTTATGGCTGACAGACGTAGTCCTCAAGTGAAGCCGGAGCTGCTAAAACAAGTCACCGGCAATCTCTTAGACTGTCCCAACGATGAGGCGCTGGCGCACTGCATTAGTGCGGACTGTCGCATGGGAGCGGGCATAGCGGTGCTGTTTAAACAGAAGTTTAAAGGTGTTTCTGAGCTACTGAAACAGAGTGAGTAAGAAGGGTAAGCAGAATTCACCTCCCCTTCCCCTCCAAGAGTTTGGGTTGTTGAAGCTCTCCATGTGTGTCTCGTACAGGGAAGGCGCCCGGTCAATGTGCTGTGCTGCTGAGAGAAGGCCGTTTCATCTACTATCTAGTATGCGCCAACTGCACCCACCTTAATCCATCATGCTTGTTATGTGGCTATGTTGAATTGTGCGAGCAAAACCTCTATATACACGTCTCTTGTTCCAGGTTACAAAACAAAGAGCCTTTCATAAACCCACATACAGCAGTCTACTACACAGCCTTGAGGATATGAGGTCACATTGTATACGGAACGGAGTACACAAGCTGTCGATGCCTCGGTATGTGAACGATGTGGTATCCCCGGTATGATAGTATCAACAGTGATAACGGCTGATTGTCTGTCCTCTCTTGCTGTGTGTTCTCACAGTATTGGCTGCGGCTTGGATCAACTGGAGTGGACCGAGGGAGCCAAGATATTGGAACAGTCTTTATGGGCACTGGCATTACCATCACAATATACAGCCTTCCTTGGACAGCAGCATCCATGAACTAGCTACCAATGGATTGTCCAAATGTTGCTTGCCAATGCTAGGAAACAAATATTGGCTACGTATCTACAATAAAGAGATGTACTGTATGAACTGTCTTTATTGTGTTCTGGGTCAACCCCTGTTAGCCATTCCCCCCGGAACCCGCTCAGTGAGTCTGCTTGTTTTGACAG includes these proteins:
- the LOC127532728 gene encoding ADP-ribose glycohydrolase OARD1-like yields the protein MADRRSPQVKPELLKQVTGNLLDCPNDEALAHCISADCRMGAGIAVLFKQKFKGVSELLKQRKAPGQCAVLLREGRFIYYLVTKQRAFHKPTYSSLLHSLEDMRSHCIRNGVHKLSMPRYVNDVVSPV